The Pimelobacter simplex genomic sequence GACCGCGCTGCCCGTCTCCGAGGTGCTGGGCGACTGGGGTGACGTCGTCGAGGAGCCTGAGGTGCTCTTCCAGGGCGGACCCGTCGCGACCGACGGCGCGCTCGCCGTCGCCCTGGCTGTGCCGGGCGGGGAGCAGGCGGCCGGCTTCCAGCCGCTGTGGGAGCGGATCGGCCTGCTCGACCTCGACACCCCGCGCGAGCTCGTCGAGGGCACGGTCGACCGGCTCCGCATCTTCGCCGGGTACGCCGGCTGGGGCGCCGGTCAGCTCCAGGCCGAGATCGCCGAGGGCAGCTGGTACGTCGTCCCCGGCCTCGCCGACGACGTCTTCCTCGGCGACACCCGCGACCTGCGCCGCCGGGTGCTGCGCCGCCAGCCCGGCGACCTCGCGCTGCACGCGACCCGGCCGGCCGACCCCGAGCTCAACTGAGCGGGCCGGCGCCGGTGACGGACGTCGCATGCCAAGAAGTTGAGACATTGATGTCTCACGTGAGACTCTTGTGTCTCAACCTCAGGAGGAACCATGTCCACCCGCGACACGGTGCTGGTCGCCGCCCAGCGCCTGCTCACGACCGACCCGACCGCGTCGATGGCCCAGATCGCCACCGCGGCCGGGGTCGGGCGCGCGACCGTGCACCGGCACTTCGCCAGCCGTGAGGACCTGCTGCACGAGATCGGGCTCCGCTCGCTCGACCGCTGGGAGGAGAGCCAGCGCGAGGCCGGCCTGGCCGAGGTCGTCGCCGGGGGAGACCCGGACCGGATCCGGGCCTGCCTGGAGGACCTCCTCGACCGCTTCGTGGTCGATGCCGACGAGATCGGCATCGCCCTGACCGACACCACGGTGCTCAACGCGCCGGACCTGCGCGAGCGGGCCGACACGCTGTTCGCCCAGGAGGTCACCCTCTACGCCGCCGCGCAGGCCGCCGGCGTGCTGCGCGCCGACGTCCCCGCGCGCTGGCTGGGGCACTCCGTCTACGGCCTGCTCATCGCCGTGCGCGACGCACTCGTCAGCGGCGACATCGCCCGGCGCGACGCCGAGGCGCTCGTCCGGTCCACGTTCCTCGAGGGAGGTGCGGCGCGATGACCCCGCCGATCCCGGCCGACGCCACGGCCGCGACGCTCACCGAGCGCCAGAGCCGCCTGCGGTGGGGCGGCCTGGCCGTCCTCGCCGCGAGCCTGCTCGTCGTCGTGATGGACATGACCGTCCTCAACGTCGCGCTGCCCGACCTGACCGAGGACCTCCACGCGGGCGGGCTCGCCCAGCTGTGGATCGTCGACGTCTACTCGCTGGTCCTGGCCGGCCTGCTCGTGCCGCTCGCGGCCGTGGCCGACCGCTGGGGCCGGCGCCGGATGCTGCTCACCGGCTTCGTGATCTTCGCCCTCGCCTCGCTCGGCGCGCTCGTCGCGCAGAGCCCGGGCGACGTCATCGTCGTGCGCGCCGTGCTCGGCATCGGCGGCGCGATGATCATGCCGGCCACGCTGTCGCTGATCCGCGCGCTCTTCCCCGACGCCCGTGAGCGGGCCTTCGCGCTCGGCCTGTGGGCGGCCACCGCCGCCGTCGGCGGCGCGGTCGGCCCGATCGTCGGCGGCGCGCTGCTGAGCGCGTTCAGCTGGCACGCGGCCTTCCTGGTCAACGTGCCGCTCATGGTCGTGGCGTTCGTCGCCGGCCTCCTGCTGCTCCCCGAGAGCCGCTCCGAGCGGCCCGGCCGGGTCGACGCGATCGGCGTCCTGCTCTCGGTCGGCGGCATGGTCGGTGCGGTCTACGGCATCAAGCACCTCGGCAAGGGCGACGTGGACGCCGTGACGATCCTCGTCCTCGTGGCCGGCGCCGCGCTGCTCGCCACCTTCGTGCGGCGCTGCCTGGGCCAGGACCAGCCGATGCTCGCCGTCCGGCTCTTCGCCAACCCGGTCTTCCGGGCCGGCGTGGTGACCGCGCTGGTGAGCAGCACCGTCACCATGGCGCTGCTGTTCGTCGGCTCGCAGTGGCTGCAGCTGGTCCAGGGCTGGACCCCGCTCGTCGCGGGCGTCGCGCTGCTCCCGATGGCGCTCGGCGGCCTGGTCGGCCCGCCGCTTGCCCCGGCGCTCGCCGCCCGGATCGGTGCCCGCACCGTGATCGTGGCCGGCCTGGTGGTGCTCGCCGGCGGCCTGCTCACGCTGTGGCTGCTGCCCCGCCCGATGCCGTACGCCGGCGTCGCCGTGGCGCTGCTCCTCGTCGGCTTCGGCTCGGCCGCCCTCGGTCTGGCCTCCGCGCTCATCATGGGCGCCGCGCCGGCCCACCAGGCCGGTTCGGCCGCCGCGGTCGAGGAGATGTCCTACGAGGTCGGCGGCGTGCTCGGCATCGCCGTGCTCGGCAGCATCGCGGGTCTCGTCTACCGCCAGGGGCTCCCGTCCGGGGCGGGCCACGAGGCGCAGGAGTCGCTCACCGGCGCGCTCGGCACCGCGGTCGAGCCGGCGGCCCTGGCGTCGTACACC encodes the following:
- a CDS encoding YqgE/AlgH family protein, with product MSSDLAAGQLLLAAPELLDPNFADTVVLLLDVNDDGALGVVLNRPTALPVSEVLGDWGDVVEEPEVLFQGGPVATDGALAVALAVPGGEQAAGFQPLWERIGLLDLDTPRELVEGTVDRLRIFAGYAGWGAGQLQAEIAEGSWYVVPGLADDVFLGDTRDLRRRVLRRQPGDLALHATRPADPELN
- a CDS encoding TetR/AcrR family transcriptional regulator; protein product: MSTRDTVLVAAQRLLTTDPTASMAQIATAAGVGRATVHRHFASREDLLHEIGLRSLDRWEESQREAGLAEVVAGGDPDRIRACLEDLLDRFVVDADEIGIALTDTTVLNAPDLRERADTLFAQEVTLYAAAQAAGVLRADVPARWLGHSVYGLLIAVRDALVSGDIARRDAEALVRSTFLEGGAAR
- a CDS encoding MFS transporter — translated: MTPPIPADATAATLTERQSRLRWGGLAVLAASLLVVVMDMTVLNVALPDLTEDLHAGGLAQLWIVDVYSLVLAGLLVPLAAVADRWGRRRMLLTGFVIFALASLGALVAQSPGDVIVVRAVLGIGGAMIMPATLSLIRALFPDARERAFALGLWAATAAVGGAVGPIVGGALLSAFSWHAAFLVNVPLMVVAFVAGLLLLPESRSERPGRVDAIGVLLSVGGMVGAVYGIKHLGKGDVDAVTILVLVAGAALLATFVRRCLGQDQPMLAVRLFANPVFRAGVVTALVSSTVTMALLFVGSQWLQLVQGWTPLVAGVALLPMALGGLVGPPLAPALAARIGARTVIVAGLVVLAGGLLTLWLLPRPMPYAGVAVALLLVGFGSAALGLASALIMGAAPAHQAGSAAAVEEMSYEVGGVLGIAVLGSIAGLVYRQGLPSGAGHEAQESLTGALGTAVEPAALASYTDAFGAVGLVGGVVTLVIAFLVWRQLPKDVDVSGGH